A window from Dissulfurirhabdus thermomarina encodes these proteins:
- a CDS encoding SAM-dependent methyltransferase, producing the protein MNVRSARRLLSSLLPPRAEPGWRVRLWDGTELASETAPAFTLHVRHPSALERVAGDPSMGFGEAYVAGHLDVEGDLGALLGLAYREDLFARLSPLKKARLCWWHLRGRSGLRRARREISHHYDRGNEFYRLWLDEGLNYSCAYFETPETDLETAQRAKNALVLRKAGLRPGHRLLDVGCGWGSLLLAAAETPGVRALGITLSERQLELARERIRRAGAADRVEVRLADYRELDPGRDGPFDRVVSVGMFEHVGRRNIPVFFERVRRLLKPRGLFLLHTIGRILPRETDPWIRAHIFPGGYIPALVEILPAAERAGFDFLDLENLRRHYHRTLGHWIERFEARSGEIAGRMGEAFVRMWRLYLHGSRAAFGEGDLHLFQLLYSRGRREDLPLTRRHFYEAAEGGFPPHPAAASP; encoded by the coding sequence ATGAACGTCCGCTCCGCCCGGCGCCTGCTCTCGTCGCTCCTGCCGCCCCGGGCCGAGCCCGGCTGGCGCGTCCGCCTCTGGGACGGCACGGAGCTGGCCTCCGAGACCGCCCCGGCCTTCACCCTCCACGTGCGGCACCCCTCGGCCCTCGAACGGGTGGCCGGGGATCCCTCCATGGGCTTCGGCGAGGCCTACGTCGCGGGGCACCTCGATGTGGAGGGCGACCTCGGCGCGCTCCTCGGCCTGGCCTACCGGGAGGACCTCTTCGCGCGGCTTTCCCCCCTCAAGAAGGCGCGCCTGTGCTGGTGGCACCTCCGGGGCCGGAGCGGCCTCCGCCGCGCCCGGCGCGAGATCAGCCACCACTACGACCGGGGCAACGAGTTCTACCGGCTCTGGCTCGACGAGGGGCTCAACTACTCCTGCGCCTACTTCGAGACCCCCGAAACCGACCTCGAGACCGCCCAGCGGGCGAAGAACGCCCTGGTGCTCCGGAAGGCGGGCCTGAGGCCCGGACACCGGCTCCTGGACGTCGGCTGCGGGTGGGGGAGCCTGCTCCTGGCCGCGGCGGAGACGCCGGGCGTCCGCGCCCTGGGGATCACGCTCTCGGAGCGGCAGCTGGAGCTGGCCAGGGAGCGGATCCGGCGGGCCGGGGCGGCCGACCGGGTGGAGGTGCGGCTGGCGGACTACCGGGAGCTGGACCCCGGGCGCGACGGGCCCTTCGACCGGGTGGTCTCGGTGGGGATGTTCGAGCACGTGGGCCGGCGCAACATCCCGGTCTTCTTCGAGCGGGTCCGGCGGCTCTTGAAGCCCCGGGGACTCTTCCTGCTCCACACCATCGGGCGCATCCTGCCCAGGGAGACGGATCCCTGGATCCGGGCCCACATCTTCCCGGGCGGCTACATTCCGGCCCTGGTGGAGATCCTGCCGGCGGCGGAGCGCGCGGGCTTCGACTTCCTGGACCTCGAGAACCTCCGCCGCCACTACCACCGGACCCTCGGGCACTGGATCGAGCGCTTCGAGGCCCGGAGCGGGGAGATCGCCGGGCGGATGGGCGAGGCCTTCGTCCGGATGTGGCGCCTCTACCTCCACGGCTCCCGGGCGGCCTTCGGCGAGGGCGACCTCCACCTCTTCCAGCTGCTCTACAGCCGGGGGCGGCGGGAGGATCTGCCGCTCACCCGGCGGCACTTCTACGAGGCGGCGGAGGGCGGCTTCCCGCCCCACCCGGCCGCCGCTAGCCCTTGA